One Marasmius oreades isolate 03SP1 chromosome 2, whole genome shotgun sequence DNA segment encodes these proteins:
- a CDS encoding uncharacterized protein (BUSCO:EOG09264SSI) has product MHDFDAQRLYLYFTASTMSDVEYLRSQLIAHPDFPKKGIVFLDIFPLLRNPLAFETLITHFLHRITSHTIPKSSSKKIDVIVGLDARGFLLGPILALRLGAAFVPVRKKGKLPGQCVSATYEKEYGSDVFEMQADAIKSGQSIVIVDDLIATGGSAKAAGELVAKQGGKTLEYLFIIELMFLKGGENLDAPVYSIVQSDD; this is encoded by the exons ATGCATGATTTTGACGCACAACGGTTGTACTTGTACTTTACTGCTTCCACCATGTCAGACGTAGAATACCTCAGGAGCCAGCTCATCGCTCACCCCGACTTCCCAAAGAAA GGCATTGTCTTCTTGGACATTTTCCCCCTCCTCCGTAACCCTCTAGCCTTCGAGACGCTCATCACGCACTTCCTTCACCGAATCACCTCTCATACTATCCCTAAATCCTCATCGAAAAAGATCGACGTCATCGTTGGCTTAGATGCCCGTGGATTTCTTTTAGGCCCTATACTCGCCCTTCGATTGGGTGCCGCATTCGTTCCCGTCCGCAAGAAGGGAAAATTGCCTGGACAATGTGTTTCCGCGACATATGAGAAAGAATACGGAAGC GACGTCTTTGAGATGCAAGCAGACGCGATTAAATCAGGACAATCGATAGTGATTGTCGACGATTTAATTGCTACAG GTGGTTCTGCAAAAGCCGCTGGAGAGCTTGTCGCCAAACAAGGAGGAAAGACACTAGAATATCTTTTTATCATTGAACTCATGTTCTTGAAGGGGGGGGAGAACCTAGACGCACCTGTCTATTCCATCGTTCAATCCGATGACTGA
- the RPS1 gene encoding ribosomal 40S subunit protein S1B, with protein MAVGKNKRLSKGKKGIKKKVVDPFSRKDWYDIKAPSTFEVRNVGKTLVNRSQGLKNANDSLKGRIIEVSLGDLNKDEDQSFRKIKLRVDEVQGKNCLTNFHGMDFTSDKLRSLVRKWQTLIEAHVDVKTTDGYLLRLFAIGFTKRRPTQVRKTTYAQSSQVREIRKKMFEIMTREATNCDLKELVQKFVPEAIGREIEKASRSIYPLQNVYIRKAKILKAPKFDMSKLLELHGETTDETGTRVAKDFKEPEILEAV; from the exons ATGGCCGTAGGCAAG AACAAGCGTCTTTCAAAGGGTAAGAAGGGTATCAAGAAGAAGGTCGTTGACCCCTTCTCTCGCAAAG ATTGGTACGACATTAAGGCGCCCTCAACTTTCGAAGTCAGAAACGTTGGCAAAACTCTAGTCAACCGGTCGCAGGGCTTGA AGAATGCCAACGACTCACTCAAAGGCCGGATCATTGAAGTTTCTCTCGGTGACCTCAACAAGGACGAGGACCAATCGTTCCGCAAGATTAAGCTTCGGgtcgatgaagtccaggGCAAGAACTGCTTGACCAATTTCCATGGAATGGATTTCACTTCCGACAAGCTTCGTTCACTTGTCAGAAAATGGCAGACCCTCATCGAGGCACACGTCGATGTTAAAACCACTGATGGTTACCTCCTTCGTCTCTTTGCCATCGGTTTCACCAAGCGCCGCCCGACACAGGTGCGCAAAACAACATACGCACAGTCTAGTCAGGTGCGGGAGATCAGAAAAAAGATGTTTGAGATCATGACCCGTGAAGCAACAAATTGTGATTTGAAGGAGTTGGTGCAGAAGTTCGTTCCGGAGGCTATTGGGAGGGAAATCGAAAAGGCTTCGAGGAGTATATATCCATTGCAAAATGTCTACATCCGCAAGGCCAAAATTCTCAAGGCACCAAAGTTCGACATGTCCAAGCTTCTGGAATTACACGGGGAAACCACCGAT GAGACTGGCACTCGTGTCGCCAAGGACTTCAAGGAACCTGAGATTCTTGAGGCTGTATAA
- a CDS encoding uncharacterized protein (MEROPS:MER0045094): MAIQPLPPHLSGQLDVLMIDNFDSFTWNLYQQLCLLGANVTVIRNDAISPSQFPLLKLNSFIISPGPGHPQTDSGISRDAIKYFQGKVPILGVCMGLECLVDVHGGKIAYAGEIMHGKVSRVRHDNRGCFRDVPQGIESIRYHSLSSQVSSLPPQVETTSATEESDVIMGVRHKEYTLETVQYHPESILSEGGDELIANFLKLRGGYWRENPDFHVGDPALPPFPLENPNPPPNYKAV, translated from the exons ATGGCCAttcaacctcttcctcctcatctgtCTGGTCAACTCGACGTTCTTATGATCGATAATTTCGATTCATTCACTTGGAATCTTTACCAACAACTCTGTCTCCTCGGGGCCAACGTAACAGTCATCAGAAACGATGCTATCTCACCCAGCCAATTCCCCTTGCTGAAGCTGAAttccttcatcatctctcCTGGGCCGGGCCACCCTCAGACAGACTCCGGAATTTCCAGGGATGCCATTAAATATTTCCAAGGCAAAGTCCCCATCCTCGGTGTTTGCATGGGCCTCGAGTGTCTTGTAGATGTTCATGGAGGCAAAATTGC GTACGCCGGAGAGATCATGCACGGCAAGGTCAGCCGTGTAAGACACGACAACAGAGGCTGTTTCCGCGATGTACCTCAGGGAATCGAATCCATCCGATATCACTCCCTGAGTTCCCAGGTTTCTTCCTTACCTCCTCAGGTTGAGACCACTTCGGCAACGGAGGAGTCAGACGTCATAATGGGAGTGCGTCACAAAGAATACACCCTTGAGACTGTCCAGTATCACCCCGAGAGTATTTTGAGCGAAGGCGGAGATGAACTTATCGCGAATTTTCTGAAACTTCGCGGTGGATATTGGAGAGAAAACCCCGACTTCCATGTCGGTGATCCCGCCCTCCCacctttccctcttgaaaacCCCAACCCACCTCCGAACTACAAGGCAGTATGA